In Epinephelus fuscoguttatus linkage group LG15, E.fuscoguttatus.final_Chr_v1, a genomic segment contains:
- the LOC125901890 gene encoding zinc finger protein 521-like isoform X4, with the protein MKTHASNKPHKCPVCRRGFLSSSSLHGHMQVHERGKDGSSSSLSRADEWKLKETRKCSRCEEGFDVPEELQRHIAECHPECSPSEDGGLGATLQCIYCHEPFSDEGTLLTHIDQAHSRDRKGHTCAICSEHFLSVEDLYAHMDIHQLPESSNHSNSPSLLTVGYTSVSSTTPDSNLSVDSSTMVETAPPVPKTRGRRKRAAQNTSDIGGRSSKQPKVSYSCIYCNKQVFSSLAVLQIHLRTMHLDKPEQAHTCQFCLEVLPSLLNLNEHLKQVHNAEDHAALLASLPDALLQCNFCPEVLSDLNALQEHIRCSHGFPSPVAKESNAFFCPQCFMGFLTEATLEEHVRQTHCDGGSLRFDSPLAVTPKESIVEVYSCSYCTNSPIFNSVLKLNKHIKENHKNIPLALNYINNGKKSLRTLSPSSPISVEQTMLKQGSSASRTTSEFICNQCGAKYTSLDLFQTHLKTHLDGLQPQLTCPQCNKEFPNQESLLKHVTIHFTITSTYYICESCDKQFTSVDDLQKHLLDMHTFVFFRCTLCQEVFDSKVSTQLHLAVKHSNEKKVYRCTSCNWDFRHETDLQLHVKHSHLENQGRAHRCIFCGESFGTEVELQCHITTHSKKYNCRFCSKAFHAIVLLEKHLREKHCVFEGKAQNCGANGSTVGGGDGQPKEDAELHGLLTNSHGPGTAVGSVVESQNSHDGSEEEVDTAEPMYGCDICGASYTMESLLTNHQLRDHNIRPGESAMMKRKAEMIKGNHKCNVCSRTFFSEAGLREHMQTHLGPVKHYMCPICGERFPSLLTLTEHKVTHSKSLDTGSCRICKMPLQSEEDFLEHCQMHPDLRNSLTGFRCVVCMQTVTSTLELKIHGTFHMQKTGTMSGNHQPTGRSNIISHNQQQHHTQKPFKCASCLKDFRSKQDLVKLDINGLPYGLCASCVTAAGSKSSSPTVNGGRQQQQHGGATTPATTTATWIQGESLSPGDGKGKAVSSSSSSSSTSSSSAAKTRCSSCNVKFESEAELQNHIQTVHREQAGDSNGGQLKTPQVSPMPRASPSQTEEKKTYQCIKCQMVFYSEWDIQVHVANHMLEEGLNHECKLCSQSFDSPAKLQCHLIEHSFEGMGGTFKCPVCFTVFVQANKLQQHIFSAHGQEDKIYDCSQCPQKFFFQTELQNHALTQHSS; encoded by the exons ATGAAAACTCACGCCTCTAACAAACCCCACAAGTGCCCTGTGTGCCGTCGAGGCTTCCTTTCTTCCAGCTCTCTCCACGGCCACATGCAAGTACACGAAAGGGGCAaagatggcagcagctcaaGCCTTTCTCGAGCTGATGAGTGGAAACTGAAAGAAACTCGCAAGTGCAGCCGTTGTGAGGAGGGCTTTGATGTCCCAGAGGAGCTTCAGAGGCATATCGCCGAGTGCCACCCTGAGTGCTCTCCTTCAGAGGATGGAGGCCTGGGTGCTACCCTGCAGTGCATTTACTGCCATGAGCCCTTCAGTGATGAGGGCACCCTGCTGACCCACATTGACCAGGCCCACAGCCGAGACAGGAAGGGCCACACCTGTGCTATCTGCTCCGAGCACTTTCTGTCTGTCGAGGACCTCTATGCTCACATGGACATCCACCAGCTCCCCGAATCtagtaaccatagcaacagccCTTCTTTGCTAACTGTGGGTTACACCTCTGTCTCCAGCACCACTCCTGACTCAAACCTCTCTGTCGACAGCTCCACAATGGTGGAGACAGCACCGCCTGTGCCCAAGACGAGGGGGCGGAGAAAGAGGGCTGCTCAGAACACATCAGACATCGGAGGACGTTCCTCCAAACAGCCTAAAGTCTCCTACAGTTGCATCTACTGCAACAAGCAAGTATTCTCCAGTTTGGCTGTGCTTCAGATCCACCTGCGAACAATGCATCTGGATAAACCAGAGCAGGCTCACACATGCCAATTTTGTTTGGAGGTTCTGCCCTCTTTACTAAATCTCAATGAACATCTTAAGCAGGTCCACAATGCAGAAGACCATGCTGCCCTGTTAGCCAGCTTGCCTGATGCCCTCCTTCAGTGTAACTTCTGCCCTGAGGTATTGAGTGACCTCAACGCCCTCCAGGAACACATTCGCTGCTCCCACGGCTTTCCCAGCCCTGTGGCAAAGGAGAGCAATGCCTTCTTCTGCCCCCAGTGCTTCATGGGGTTCCTGACAGAGGCGACCCTGGAGGAGCATGTTCGTCAGACTCACTGTGATGGGGGAAGCCTGCGCTTTGACTCCCCCTTGGCTGTAACCCCCAAGGAGTCTATAGTAGAGGTGTACTCCTGCTCGTACTGCACCAATTCCCCCATATTCAACAGTGTTCTGAAGCTCAACAAGCACATCAAGGAGAATCACAAGAACATTCCACTGGCACTGAACTACATCAACAATGGAAAGAAATCCCTGCGCACTCTCAGCCCCTCGTCTCCAATTTCTGTGGAACAGACCATGTTGAAACAAGGCAGCTCAGCCTCACGCACTACCAGTGAGTTCATATGTAACCAGTGTGGAGCCAAGTATACAAGTCTAGACCTTTTCCAGACTCACCTAAAAACTCATCTGGATGGCCTGCAGCCTCAACTCACCTGCCCGCAGTGTAACAAAGAGTTCCCCAACCAGGAGTCCCTGTTGAAGCACGTGACAATTCACTTTACGATTACCTCCACTTATTACATCTGTGAGAGCTGTGACAAGCAGTTCACTTCGGTGGATGACCTGCAGAAGCACCTTCTCGACATGCATACCTTTGTATTCTTTCGCTGCACTCTGTGTCAGGAGGTGTTTGACTCAAAGGTGTCTACCCAGCTCCACCTGGCTGTCAAGCACAGCAATGAGAAAAAGGTGTATCGCTGCACCTCCTGCAACTGGGACTTCAGGCATGAGACTGACCTACAGCTACATGTCAAACACAGCCACCTGGAAAACCAGGGCCGTGCCCACCGCTGCATTTTTTGTGGGGAGTCCTTCGGCACGGAGGTGGAGCTGCAGTGCCACATCACTACCCACAGCAAGAAGTATAACTGTCGCTTCTGCAGTAAGGCCTTTCATGCTATTGTCCTTCTGGAGAAGCATTTGAGGGAGAAACACTGTGTGTTTGAGGGAAAGGCACAGAACTGTGGTGCTAATGGCTCTACTGTAGGTGGCGGGGATGGCCAGCCTAAAGAAGATGCCGAGCTACATGGTCTCCTGACTAACAGCCATGGTCCAGGGACAGCAGTAGGATCTGTGGTGGAGTCCCAGAATAGCCATGATGGAAgtgaggaggaggtggacaCTGCAGAGCCCATGTATGGGTGTGACATCTGTGGAGCATCCTACACCATGGAGTCACTCCTCACTAACCATCAGCTGAGGGACCACAATATACGCCCAGGTGAGAGTGCCATGATGAAAAGGAAAGCTGAGATGATCAAGGGCAACCACAAGTGCAATGTCTGCTCTCGCACCTTCTTCTCTGAGGCTGGGCTGAGGGAACATATGCAGACCCACCTTGGGCCTGTCAAACACTATATGTGCCCTATCTGTGGGGAGCGCTTCCCTTCCTTGCTCACCCTGACTGAGCACAAGGTCACCCATAGCAAGAGTCTGGACACAGGCAGCTGCCGCATTTGTAAGATGCCACTGCAAAGTGAGGAGGACTTCCTGGAACATTGCCAGATGCACCCTGACCTGAGGAACTCCCTGACAGGTTTCCGCTGTGTGGTGTGCATGCAGACAGTCACCTCCACATTGGAGCTCAAGATCCATGGTACCTTCCACATGCAAAAGACAGGCACGATGTCTGGCAACCACCAACCCACTGGCCGCAGCAATATCATCTCTCACAACCAGCAGCAACACCACACCCAAAAACCTTTTAAGTGCGCCTCTTGCCTAAAAGATTTCCGGTCCAAACAAGATCTGGTGAAGCTGGACATCAACGGGCTGCCTTACGGACTCTGTGCATCCTGCGTGACAGCAGCTGGCTCCAAGAGCTCCAGTCCAACGGTGAACGGAGGaaggcaacagcagcagcacggTGGAGCCACCACTCCAGCAACAACTACAGCCACGtggatccaaggggagagtctCAGCCCTGGAGACGGGAAAGGCAAAGCcgtctcttcatcatcttcatcctcttccACATCCTCATCATCCGCTGCCAAGACACGATGCTCCAGCTGTAATGTGAAGTTTGAGTCTGAAGCAGAACTGCAAAACCACATCCAGACAGTGCACCGGGAGCAGGCTGGGGACAGCAACGGCGGGCAGCTCAAGACTCCACAGGTGTCCCCCATGCCCAGAGCCAGTCCCTCACAAACTGAAGAG AAGAAGACATACCAGTGCATCAAATGTCAGATGGTGTTCTACAGCGAATGGGACATTCAAGTCCATGTGGCCAACCACATGCTGG